In one Candidatus Rokuibacteriota bacterium genomic region, the following are encoded:
- a CDS encoding acetyl-CoA carboxylase biotin carboxylase subunit (an AccC homodimer forms the biotin carboxylase subunit of the acetyl CoA carboxylase, an enzyme that catalyzes the formation of malonyl-CoA, which in turn controls the rate of fatty acid metabolism) — translation MFHKILIANRGEIALRVLRTCRELGVRAIVAHSRADAHSLPVRLADESICIGPEDPQSSYLNIPNIISAAEITDSDAIHPGYGFLAENTAFAEICRACGIVFIGPSPEAIRLMGDKAQA, via the coding sequence ATGTTTCATAAGATCCTCATCGCCAACCGGGGGGAGATCGCGCTACGGGTGCTCCGGACGTGCCGCGAGCTGGGGGTTCGGGCAATCGTCGCGCACTCCAGGGCCGACGCCCACTCGCTCCCGGTGCGCCTCGCCGACGAGTCGATCTGCATCGGGCCCGAGGACCCGCAGTCGAGCTACCTCAACATCCCTAACATCATCTCCGCGGCCGAGATCACCGACAGCGATGCGATCCATCCGGGCTACGGCTTCCTGGCCGAGAACACGGCCTTCGCCGAGATCTGCCGCGCCTGCGGGATCGTGTTCATCGGCCCCTCGCCGGAGGCGATCCGCCTGATGGGCGACAAGGCCCAGGCC